TCGGCATCGCTGCGGCGCGCGGTGAGTTCCTTCAAGTCGTGGCCGGCCGAGAAGGCCAGGCCGTTCGCGGCGATCACGACGCCGCGGACCGCCTTGTCGCCACCGATGTCGTTGAGCGCGGCATGCAATTCCCCGATCAGTCCTTCGGACAGGCTGTTGCGCGCCGTCGGGCGGTTCAACGTCAGTACCGCGATACTGCCGATGGTCTCTCGCAGCAGGATCGAGGCTTGCGGCGCTTCTGCGCGGGCGGCTTGGGCGGACATGGCGAAATTCCATTATGGTCTCGATGACAATTTAATGTAACAGGCGGGCTGGCGCGAGGGCAGGGACGGCATGGCAATTGCGAAAATGAGCGTGGCTGACGTGGAGGAGTTCCTGCGCAGGGAATTCCCGCAGGCGTTCGCCTTCGACGACATCAGGATCGAGAGTGCCGACGGCGAAACGGCCCTGCTGCGCCAGCGCTTCAGCGAACGCATGCTGCGGCCGGGTGGTACGGTCTCCGGACCGACCCTGATGGGGCTGGCTGATTTCGCGATGTATGTGGTGCTGCTGTCGGCGATCGGACCGGTCGGTCTTGCCGTGACCACCAATCTCAACATCAACTTCCTGCGCAAGGGCCAGCCGGGGCAGGACGCGCTCGCGGTGGCGAAGCTGTTGAAGCTCGGCAAGCGCCTTGCGGTCGGCGAGGTCAACCTGCTGTCCGGCAGTTCGCCGGACCCGATTGCCCACGTGACGGCGACCTATTCCATTCCAAACAAATAATCTTTTCTCCGGTATTATAACACCATATTTATAACTCATTGGTTTAATTGATGTAATTTGCCATCTTGGACGTTGACGTGCGCGCGCGGCTTCTCTAGAAAGCCGAGCAGTTCGGCGCACACGGCGCCGATTTCTTTTTTCACGGATTCCACACATGAGCACGTTCTCGGCCAAGCCCGCCGAAGTGACGAAGAAGTGGGTGCTGATCGACGCCAAGGGTTTGGTCGTCGGCCGTCTCGCCACCCTCGTCGCCATGCGTCTGCGCGGCAAACACCTGCCCACCTACACTCCGCATGTCGATTGCGGCGACAACGTCATCATCATCAACGCCGCGCATGTGGTGCTGACCGGTCGCAAGCGCGACCAGAAGACCTACTACAAGCACACCGGCTATATCGGCGGCATCAAGGAGCGCACCGCGAAGCAGATCCTCGAGGGGCGCTTCCCCGAGCGCGTCGTCGAGAAGGCGATTGAGCGCATGATCCCGCGCGGTCCGCTCGGCCGCATGCAGATGGGCAATCTGCGCGTCTATGCCGGCGCCGATCATCCGCATGAAGCCCAGAACCCCGAGAAGGTCGATATCGCCTCCCTGAATCGCAAGAACACGAGGGCCGCATAAATGTCCGACACGTTGCAGTCCCTCGACCAGCTCGCGCAGGTCAAGCCGGCGGCCCCCGAGGCGCCGAAGTATGTCAAGAAGGTCGACAAGTACGGCCGCGCCTATGCCACCGGCAAGCGCAAGGACGCGGTCGCCCGCGTCTGGGTCAAGCCGGGCTCGGGCAAGATCTCGGTCAACACCCGCGAGTTCGAAGTGTATTTCGCGCGCCCGGTGCTGCGCATGATGATCCAGCAGCCGCTGGTCGCAGCCGCGCGCAACGGCCAGTACGACGTGATCTGCACCGTCACCGGCGGCGGTCTCTCCGGCCAGGCCGGTGCGGTTCGCCACGGCATCTCGAAGGCGCTGACCAACTTCGAACCCGAATTGCGCGGCGTCCTCAAGAAGGGCGGCTTCCTTACCCGTGACTCCCGCTCGGTCGAGCGCAAGAAGTACGGCAAGGCCAAGGCCCGCAAGTCGTTCCAGTTCTCGAAGCGCTAATTCGAGTCCTAAAATTTGTGGCAAACGCCGCGAGCATCGAGTTGAAAAGGGCGCCGAAAGGCGCCCTTTTTGCTGCCCGCTTAGAGGTGAATTAGCGCAGATTTTCGCGAAAACTTGCGTAGGCGTGCAAACGAATTTCGAACGCGGGCGCTCTAGCCTGTGAGCTCGCAGTGGCGCGGCATCACCATTATTTGCGCCTGCGAGCGTTGCATCACACCGGGCTGGGGTGAGTTTATGTCGTTCGATCCGTCGACACTTTATTTGTTCGCCACCATGGTCGCGGGCATGCTCGGCGCGATGCTGATGTTCTTCGGCAGGCAGGAGAACATTCCCGCGCTGAAATGGTGGGGGACCGCCTATCTCCTCGGTGCGGTGTCGGTCGCGCTCTGGACCATCGGCGGCTCCTTCCTCGGCGAGCCTGTCCTGCTGGCGCTGAACGCGGCCGGCTTTATCGCCTGCGGCATGGTCTGGAACGCCTCGCGCGTATTCCGCGGACGCAGGCCCAATCTGCCGGGCCTTGTGCTCGGCGCGATCGCCTGGATCGGTGCCGTGACGACGGTGGAGGATTCCGCGACGCGCGTGACGATCGGCGCGACGATCGTCGCGATCTACGCCGCGCTGACCGCCTCCGAACTGTGGAGCGAGCGCCGCCGCGCGATGCAGAAGCGTTGGCCCGCGATCGTCGTGCCTGTTGTGCACGGCTGCGTCCTGATGCTGCCGATCCTGATCGGCGGCCTGTTGCGGCCGCATGGCCAGATCTTCGCCAACAGCTTCTGGGTCACCCTGTTCGCGATCGAACTCGTGCTGTATGCGATCGGAACGGTGTTCGTGATCTTCATGATGGTCTCGGACCGCGCGGTCGCCGTGCACAAGACCGCCGCGTCGGTCGATCCCCTGAGCGGCATGCTCAACCGCCGCGGCTTCTCCGAGGCTTGCGCGCGCGTGATCGAGCGCGAGGCCGTTGCCGGCCGTCCGGTCACCGTGATGATCTTCGACATCGATCATTTCAAGTCGATCAATGACCGCTTCGGGCATCCCGCCGGCGACGAGATCCTGAAGCTGTTTGCCGCCGTCGTGGTCAACAGTCTCAGGAGCAGCGATCTCTCGGGCAGGATCGGCGGCGAGGAGTTCGCAGCGCTCTTGCCCTGTTCGTTGGAGGAGGGCGTGCTGGTCGCCGAGCGGGTGCGCGAGGCCTTCGAGGCCAGCGGCATCGTCTGCGATGAGGGCCCGGTCGACACCACCGTCAGCATCGGCGTGGCCGGTGGCCCCGCCGGCACCGAGCTCGAGGTGCTGCTGGCGTCCGCCGACACCGCGCTCTACCAGGCCAAGCGCGGCGGCCGCAACCGCGTCGAGGCGGCGGAGGAGTTGCCGCTCTCGCTGGAGAACTGGCGGCGCAAGACCGCGGGCCTGCCTGCATCGGCGCGCCACAAGCCGGCGACCGTTCAAGGCTGAGTTGCGGTAATCTTTGGTTAACCATTCGATCCCATGTTTCCGGACATGGAATCGTTTCACGCACGTAATCCGCAGGCCGCCCTGATGTCGCTCGAAGCCGCTGCGGCTTCGACGCGTGGTGGCTTCGCCTGCATGTTCTCGAATTCGGATGAATATGAGAGCGCGCTGATCGCCGAACGGCGCGCGCAGGGCCGCTACGGCCAGCCGAAGAGCCGCTGGCCGACCGCGATGCTGCTCGGTATCATGCTGATGATCGTGGGTACGGTGCTGCTGTTCAAGTGAACCCGGGCCGGAACCGGCAGAGCAGGGCGCCTGCTGCGGCGCCTTTTTCTTTTCCGGCGGCTGGGCTACAGACGGGCCTTCGTTAGCAGAGGCCAAAGCCCAATGATCACGGAAATCGCACTCATCGACGTCAAGCCCGGCAGCGAGAAGGATTTCGAAGCTGCAGTCGCCAAGGCGCGCCCGCTGTTCCTGCGCGCCAAGGGCGGCAAGGGATTCGAGCTGCACAAATCGATCGAGAAACCGTCCCGCTACCGGCTGATGGCGAAGTGGGAGACGCTGGAGAACCATACGGTCGATTTCCGCGGCTCGGAGGATTTCACCGCCTGGCGCGCGCTGGTCGGCCCGTACTTTGCGGCGCCCCCCGACGTCGAGCACACCGAGACGGTGCTGACCACCTGAGGCGATCGATCGTTTTGACGCGTTTTCTTCACGCGAACCGGTGCCCGCTTCGCTTGAAAACGCTCTAAACGGCGTGCGCAGGCGCTTTGTCCTCCGCCTTGAAATGGTCAATCATCACCTTGGCGATCGCCATCAGCGGCAGCGCCAGCGCCAGCCCCCAGATCCCGAACACGACGCCGAGCAGGATCTGGAACGCGAACAGCGTCGCCGGCGGGATATCGAGCGCCTGGCGCTGGATGATCGGCGTCAGCACGTAGCTCTCCAGCGCGTGCACGCCGAGGAACAGGATGAAGGCGGAGAGCGCCGCGATCCACCCGGTAGCGAGGCTTGCCAGCACCACGATCAATCCGCCGAGGATCGCGCCGACTGTCGGGATGAAGGCGAGCAGCCCGGCCTGGATGCCGAGGATGAACGAACTCGGGATGCCGATGATCGCGAGTCCGATCCAGGTGACGAGAAACACCGCGGCCATGGTAATGATCTGTGCGATCAGCCAGCGCTCGAGCGTATCGCCGATGTGGTCGACGATGATGGTCGCCTGCGCGCGGTATTTGGCCGGCGCGATGAACAACAGCCCGGCGCGGTAGATGCTCGGCTGCGCGGCGAAGGCCAGGCCCAGGAACAGCACGATGAAGAAGTTGCCGACGACGCTGACGGTGCCGAGCAGCACCTTCAACGTCTGGCTGATGATGGCTCCGCCGCTCGAGGCCAGCGCGCCGGCGCCCGGCAGGCCGTGTGACGAGGACGCCGCGGGCGCCGTCGTGGTCGGTGTCGTCGCTGCGGCCGTGCCCTCGGGCTTGGCTTCGCCGGCCGCATTGGTGAAGTCGAGATAGCTGGTATCGACGCCGTGCTGCTCGAGGAACTCCTTCACGCTGCCGAGCTGTGACTTGATGGTGTTGCTCAACACCGTCGCCTGCTGCGCGATCGTGGTGCCGCCGAGGAACACGATGCCGGAGAGCAGGCCCGCTAGCGCAAGACACACGAGCGCCAGCCGCAGCGCGTGGGGCAGCCCGGTCAGGCGGCCGAGCAACGTGGTCATCGCGTTCAGTCCGACGCCGAGCAGCATGCCCGCGAACAGCAGGAACAGCGTCGCGGCGAAATGCCAGGCGAACGTCAACAGCGCCGCGAACAGCACCGCGCCGATGCCGCCGACGGCAATCGCCCATGCCATGTCGTTACGGGCCTGCAGGCGATTGTCAGCCGAATCTGTCACGGGTGATTCCCCTTCGCGCCGGTGTGCAAAGCAGTCTTTGGCGAAATCGTCGCCGGGATCAAGCGGCCGGACTGGGCCGGTTTGACGCTGACCTGCCGCGGCCGGCACCGGAACGGGGCGAGGACGGAGCCCGCGTCCCCGGGCTGGCCGGCGTCGCCGGAGGCGCACCTCCGGGGCCGGCTTTGTGCAGGGCTGCAACCGTCCTGTGCAGTTATAGGCAGTTGATCCGGCGGGAACTGGAAGGCATGATTGCCTCGGAATCGTAGCAACTTAGAATAATCATTGCGCGAGACGTAGATAATGAGACGGCCCGTGGTTGGCGTGATCGGAAACGCCCATCGCATCGAGAATCGTTTCACAGTCCAGATGGTTGGAGAGCGCAACCTTCGCGCGGTTGCCGAAGTGTCCGGTGCGGTACCCCTGATGTTCGCGGGAACCCCGGAAATCACCGATGTCGCAGCCTTGCTCGACGTGGTCGACGGCGTGGTCCTGACCGGAGCACGCGCTAACGTCCATCCGACCCGCTTCAATACCGAACCTTGCGCCGCCCACGAACCTTACGACATCCACCGTGACGACGTCGCGCTGGCGCTGTCCGAGGCCTGCGTTGCGCGCGGCGTGCCGATCTTCGGCATCTGCCGTGGCCTGCAGGAGATGAATGTCGCATTCGGCGGCTCGCTGCATCCGGAGATCCGCGAGATCCCCGGCCGCATGAACCATCGCATGCCGCGGCTGGAGAATGGCGAGATCCATCCCGATCCCACGGTCGTGTTCGCCGATCGTCACGACGTCACGCTGACCCCGGGCGGCGCCTTCGCGAAAATCCTCGGATGCGAGACAATCCGCGTCAATTCGCTGCACGGGCAGGGCATCCTCGAGCCCGGCGAGCGCGTCGTGATCGAGGGCATCGCCGAGGACGGCACCATCGAGGCGATCCGCATCGCCGATGCGCCCGGCTTTGCGCTCGGCGTGCAATGGCACGCCGAATACGATCCGCAGCGCAATCCGATCAACCGCGCGCTGTTCGAGGCCTTCGGCGACGCGCTGCGCGAGCGGCGCCGGGCGGCGTAACGACCGCTGTCCGCACAGCAGCCACTGATGTCGTCCCTGATTTTGCGCGACGACACCGGGCTTGTGACGCGCTCCAACACCAAACGCCGTATTGCGAGGAGCGGTAGCGGCGACTTGTCCGCCGAAGCCTCGGCGGAGGCGGAAGCAATCCATCGCTCCGCCGTCATACCCCGCGCATGCGGGGTACCCAGTACGCTGCGGCCTCTCGGATCAATCACTGCTGCCTCTGGAATACTGGATCGCCCGCTTTCGCGGGCGATGACAGTCGTGGAGATATGGCTTCGCGTTCTCGCGACGCAAATCGTCCGAGCTTTGCATTTCGTTCCGCCCTCTCACTTAGCAGAGGGCGCAGGGAAAGCCGGGTGCCGATCGCACCCATGGGTCCCGTGCAAATGGAAAGCACGGGAGGTAGGACCACAGGTGAAACCGGAGCAATCCCGGCTTTCCCTGCGCGATGGGTTACGGCTTATACGTGCTCTCCCCGGCGAGACTGGGCTTTGTTGTCACCGTCATCAGGGAGAGAGCTTGCTCTTACTGATGAGACACCTGCCACTAGGGCGTCAGGCCTGCACGACTTCACCGTCCGCTATCTGCCACGCTCGTCAGCCGTGACATCGGCGTCCACCGCATCTCGACCCAACACTCGTGACGATCGCGAAGCGCCCCTCAAGCGGGTGAGACGGGCCATTCATACACCGAGTTGCACTTCTGGAAAACAGAAATATTTTGTGTGCGAGGCCTTGCGCCGTCGAGACTGGGCAAGAATGGCAACTAAGGGGCTGGGGCGGCTCGGAAAGCACTGACGACGAGCGACAGCGAGATTTTGGCGCGGAAGGGCCGCAAAGCAAGCCGAATGGCGCGCAGAGTGGCCGCAAGGAGGTTTGCGCCGGCAATGCGCGTCTTTTCTGCAAGGTACGCGACGAAGCGGTCGAAGCCGAGAATGCTGAGCACGCGGGTGAAGTTGTAGCAAAGCGCCATCAGGCTCCATTCGCCGCGGACCTTGTCGAAGCCGCGCACGAGAAAGTGCTGATAGCCGGCGCGGCATTTGAGTGTTCCGAAAGGGTGCTCGACGATGGCGGAACGGCGGCGCATCAATGTGGCAGCCTCGGCGCTTTGCATCCTCATGCGGTGACGTTCGAGAACGTCCTCGTGTTCCCAGCGCGCGATGCTCCGGTAAGGCGCCTTCGGGGCAAGACACCGCGCGCTCAGGGGACATGCTGCGCAGGCCGCCTTGCGCGCCAGGTAGCGGATCTCGATGCGGCCGCTCGTGTTCGTCCAGCGCCCTTCCGTCGGGCGCAGCAGCTCGCCGGCCGGGCAACGGTAGGCATCGGCGTTCGCATCGTAACTGAAGTCCTTGCGGCTGAGGCGGCCTTCCTTGAGCTTGCCATTGCCCTCGTGCAGCGGCACATAGGCAACAATGCCGTCATCCTCGCAGGCCTTCAGGTCCTCGCTGGTGGAATAGCCGGCATCGGCCGCCACCTGCAGAGTCTCGACGTCGAGGGCCTCTTTTGCCGCCTTTGCCATCTCATGAAGATGGCCCGCGTCGTTGCGGTTGACGACCTCGCTGGCAACGATGAGCGTGTGCTTGTCGTCAACGACGCTCTGCACGTTGTAACCCGCAATGGTCTGGTCGCCCTTGCTCAGAAGCCTTGCGTCGGGATCGGTCTTCGAGAGTTGCCCCTTGTCGCTTGTCTCCAGGTTCTTGAGGTCGGCTTGCGCGCGCTCGCGCCGGGCCATCAGCTCCTTCACCTTCTCGCCGACATCGCCGCTGCCCTTGCTGCCATCTCCCGGACCGGCACATCGCTTGGCTTCCTCGGCATCGTTGGCTTCAAGGGCCTTGCCATAAGCCTCGATCTCCTTGTCCAACGCGGCGATCTGTTTGGCCAGCTTCCCTTGCGTGAAGATGCTGCCCTTGCTGGCGTTACCATGGAATAGCGCCCCGTCGATCGCAACGAAGGTCCCACCGATCAGGCCGAGGTCGCGCAGGAGCAGCACGAAACTGCGGTTCGCGGCCTTGAGCGCCGCCCAGTTCTCCTTGCGGAAGTTGGCGATCGTCCGATAGCCCGGCTTCATGTTCTTCAACAGCCAGATCAGCTCCAGATTGCGGCAGGCCTCCCGCTCCAACCGCCGCGACGACCTGATCTGGTTGATGTAGCCGTAAAGGTAGAGCTTCAGCAGATCGGCCGGATCGTAGGGCGGCTGCCCCACTTCGTCCGCGGCACGATCCGCATGGCGGAAGCCGAGCTTTGAAAGGTCGAGCGCGCCAACGAAACTGTCGATCGCCCGCACCGGATTCTGCTGTCCGACATAGTCCTCAATCCGGGGAGGAAGAAGACTGGGTTGCTCCCGGCTGTCGCCGGCCTTGAACGTCCGATTCGCCATGCGCCGAATCGTACATCAACTCCAAAAAATGCCGAGTTCTTGCCCAGCCTCGTCGAGACTGGGCAAGAATGGCAACTAAGGGGCTGGGGCGGCTCGGAAAGCACTGACGACGAGCGACAGCGAGATTTTGGCGCGGAAGGGCCGCAAAGCAAGCCGAATGGCGCGCAGAGTGGCCGCAAGGAGGTTTGCGCCGGCAATGCGCGTCTTTTCTGCAAGGTACGCGACGAAGCGGTCGAAGCCGAGAATGCTGAGCACGCGGGTGAAGTTGTAGCAAAGCGCCATCAGGCTCCATTCGCCGCGGACCTTGTCGAAGCCGCGCACGAGAAAGTGCTGATAGCCGGCGCGGCATTTGAGTGTTCCGAAAGGGTGCTCGACGATGGCGGAACGGCGGCGCATCAATGTGGCAGCCTCGGCGCTTTGCATCCTCATGCGGTGACGTTCGAGAACGTCCTCGTGTTCCCAGCGCGCGATGCTCCGGTAAGGCGCCTTCGGGGCAAGACACCGCGCGCTCAGGGGACATGCTGCGCAGGCCGCCTTGCGCGCCAGGTAGCGGATCTCGATGCGGCCGCTCGTGTTCGTCCAGCGCCCTTCCGTCGGGCGCAGCAGCTCGCCGGCCGGGCAACGGTAGGCATCGGCGTTCGCATCGTAACTGAAGTCCTTGCGGCTGAGGCGGCCTTCCTTGAGCTTGCCATTGCCCTCGTGCAGCGGCACATAGGCAACAATGCCGTCATCCTCGCAGGCCTTCAGGTCCTCGCTGGTGGAATAGCCGGCATCGGCCGCCACCTGCAGAGTCTCGACGTCGAGGGCCTCTTTTGCCGCCTTTGCCATCTCATGAAGATGGCCCGCGTCGTTGCGGTTGACGACCTCGCTGGCAACGATGAGCGTGTGCTTGTCGTCAACGACGCTCTGCACGTTGTAACCCGCAATGGTCTGGTCGCCCTTGCTCAGAAGCCTTGCGTCGGGATCGGTCTTCGAGAGTTGCCCCTTGTCGCTTGTCTCCAGGTTCTTGAGGTCGGCTTGCGCGCGCTCGCGCCGGGCCATCAGCTCCTTCACCTTCTCGCCGACATCGCCGCTGCCCTTGCTGCCATCTCCCGGACCGGCACATCGCTTGGCTTCCTCGGCATCGTTGGCTTCAAGGGCCTTGCCATAAGCCTCGATCTCCTTGTCCAACGCGGCGATCTGTTTGGCCAGCTTCCCTTGCGTGAAGATGCTGCCCTTGCTGGCGTTACCATGGAATAGCGCCCCGTCGATCGCAACGAAGGTCCCACCGATCAGGCCGAGGTCGCGCAGGAGCAGCACGAAACTGCGGTTCGCGGCCTTGAGCGCCGCCCAGTTCTCCTTGCGGAAGTTGGCGATCGTCCGATAGCCCGGCTTCATGTTCTTCAACAGCCAGATCAGCTCCAGATTGCGGCAGGCCTCCCGCTCCAACCGCCGCGACGACCTGATCTGGTTGATGTAGCCGTAAAGGTAGAGCTTCAGCAGATCGGCCGGATCGTAGGGCGGCTGCCCCACTTCGTCCGCGGCACGATCCGCATGGCGGAAGCCGAGCTTTGAAAGGTCGAGCGCGCCAACGAAACTGTCGATCGCCCGCACCGGATTCTGCTGTCCGACATAGTCCTCAATCCGGGGAGGAAGAAGACTGGGTTGCTCCCGGCTGTCGCCGGCCTTGAACGTCCGATTCGCCATGCGCCGAATCGTACATCAACTCCAAAAAATGCCGAGTTCTTGCCCAGCCTCGTCGGGCAAATCAGTGGCATGGGCGCGGCAAAACGACGCCCGGCCCTGGACCGGCGCACGGCGACGGACGCCGGGAATGAAGCGCGCAACGGGCCGATCATGGTGAGGGTGTGAAGCCACGGACCGCCGGAGAGGGCAAGCCTCCTCGGCATGTTGCATTCCGTCGGGAGAGGCCCAATGACCACCATCAAATGTCTGCTGGCCGGATCGATCGCGATCGGTCTGCTCGCAATGCCTGCCGCCGCTCATGAGAACGCCAGCGCCAAGCGATATGCCGTGATGAGAGGCAAGCCGTCCTTGTCCGGCAGTGACTGGACTTACGGCCAGGCCCGTATCCAGAGCCCGCACGCCTTGTTCTCCACGCCGCCCCGCGATGTCTGCGATCATGCAGACAATGCGATGATCTGCTGAACAGGCTGAGCAAAAAGGAGATTGCTCAGCCGCTCGCGAGAGAGGCCGCATCACAGATGATGAGCTCGCGGTTACGGCGATCCAGGATCGTGGGCACGGCATGCCGGCGGCCAGGCCGAGGCGGAAATATCCTTTGGGTTACCGAAGGCGATCAGGCCGGCTGCGTTGAACAACGATCTGTTCCGGCCTAGACTGCATGCTGCTGCGACCGTACCAATCGACACCGGGAATATGCCCTCCGTAATTTTACGGATGTGGAATTGGCGGAGCGTCCGACCGAAGTCGGATGAGCAGCACGACGGAAAGTCACCGGATATTGCCCGGCGCTGACGGTCCCTTGCCGATATACTGCCTTCCTTTCCTCTTTCCGGTGCGGCGGATCACGATGAGTTGGTTGGGATGAATTTGGCGGGCCGACTGGCGCTCGGGACGATGCTCCCCGTCGTCGTGACCTTGCTCGCCGTGGGGTTCATCCACGGCGTGGCGTCGCCGGGCCTGCTGGCGGCAGGCGCGGTCGGGGTGGCCCTGGCGCTGGTGATGGCCGTCATGATCGGCAGGTCGCTGTCGACGCCGCTCGCCGAGGTGGCGTGGACGGTCGAGCGACTGTCTCGTGGCGAGACAGTGCCGATGCCGTCGCGCGGCGACCGGGAAACTGCCAGGGGCGCACTCGCCGAGCTGTCCGCGAAATTGGGCACCCGGCAGAGCCTGCTGGAGAAGACCGTCGAAAGCATCCGCGATCCCGTGGTGGTTGTCGATCAGCGCGGGGCTGTCGTGATCATCAACGCTGCTGCGCGGCGGTTGCTCGGCGTCGATCCGGGTTTCAACATCCTGACCGGAGTCCGGACCTTCCAATGCTATTGCGCCGACGGCGAGACCGCGGTGCCGATTGCGGAGATGCCGCTGGCGCGCGCGCTGCGCGGCGAAGAGGTCGACGATCTCGAGCTGATCGTGCAGCCCAGACCATCAGAGCAGGGCGTGCGCCTGCTGGCCAATGCCCGGCCGTTGCGCGACGACGCCGGCAAGCTGCGGGGCGCCGTCACGGTGCTCCACGACATCACCGCGCGGCGACGGGCGCACCAGGCACTGGTCGAGAGCGAGCAGATGGCGCAGGCCATCGTCAAGACTGCGCTCGACGCGTTCGTCCAGACCGACCAGGACGGCATCGTCCTCGACTGGAGCTCGCAGGCGGAAGCGCTGACGGGGTGGTCGCGATCGGATGCGGTCGGCCGCAAGCTCGTGGAGCTGGTGTTTCCGGAAGAGCTGCGGGACGCGCATCGGCAGCGGATCGCCCGCTTCCTGCAGGAGATCGCAGCCGGCGGCATGGGCATGCGCTACGAGTCTGAGGCGCTGCACCGGGACGGTCACCGGTTCTTCGTCGAGGTGTCGCTGAGCGCGCTGCACCGCGGCGATGGCTACGTCATCAACGCTTTCGTGCGTGACGTCACGCAGCGGCGCACGGCACAGGAGCAGTTGATCCAGGCGCAGAAGATGGAGGCGGTCGGGAAGTTGACCGGCGGCATCGCGCACGACTTCAACAACATGCTGACGGTGATCACCGGTACGATCGAGATCCTCGCCGATGGCGTCAAGGACGCGCCGCACCTGGCCACGATCGCCAAGCTGATCAGCGACGCCGCCGATCGCGGCGCCCAGCTGACGGCGAGCCTGCTGGCGTTCGCCCGCAAGCAGCCGCTGCAACCCGCCGAGACCGACGTCAACCGCCTCATTGGCGAGGTGGTGCGGCTGTTGTCGCAGACGCTGGGCTCGCGGATCGAGATCAGGACGGAGCTTGCCCGCGACGCGTGGCTCGCCTTCGTCGACCGCGGCCAGCTCAGCGCCGCGCTGGTCAACCTCGCGATCAACGCGCGCGATGCGATGCCGGACGGCGGAACGCTGACATTTGCCACCCGCAACATCCAGCTCGGCATTCCCGACGCAGTGGCGCGCGGCGTCGAGCGGGCCGGCGACCACCTTGTGATCGAGGTGACCGATACCGGTGTCGGGATTTCGCCGACGCATCTGGAGAAGATCTTCGATCCGTTCTTCTCCACCAAGGAAGTGGGGCAGGGCACCGGGCTCGGGCTCAGCATGGTGTTCGGCTTCGCCAAGCAGACCGGAGGCGGCATCGAGGCGCTGAGCGAGGAGGGGCAGGGCGCCACCTTCAGGATCTACCTGCCCAAGGCCGACGGAACTGCGCCCCTTCCGGTCGAAGAGACTGATCAGCCGCTCCGCGGCGGCGACGAGACCATCCTGTGCGTCGAGGACGACGACAAGATCCGGGAGTACGTCACGGGGCAGCTCGAGAGCCTGGGCTACAAGGTGCTCGTCGCGGCCAATGCGGACGCCGCGCTCGATATCGTCAATCGCGGTGCTGCGTTCGATCTCCTGTTCACCGACATCGTGATGCCCGGCCGCATGAACGGGCGGCAGTTGGCCGAGACCCTGATGACGGGGCGGCCGACGCTACGCGTGCTGTTGACGTCGGGTTACAGCGACGGCGCGCTGCCTGCGCAGGCGCGTCCCGGCCACGGCATTCCGCTGCTGACAAAGCCCTACCGGCGCGCCGAGCTTGCGCGGATGCTGCGGCGCTGCCTCGATCTGGCGGTCGACGTGCAGGGCGATCCGGTTCCGCTGCCTTACTCCGTGCAACCCGATCTCGAGCGCTTCCTGCGCGAGAATCCACCGGACAAGACGTAGTCCGGCGCGCTGTTGAGGCGATCCACGCGGAAAACGCTGCACACTGCCATCGATCATGATCTATCATCGCCGCACAACAATGGCGCGGCCGATGAACGGCCCGAATTCAGGGAGTGTCGAATGCAGGACCGCAAATGGTCGAGACGCGACTGGCTCAAGGCATCGGCGGCGACGGCGG
The DNA window shown above is from Bradyrhizobium sp. ISRA464 and carries:
- a CDS encoding IS1182 family transposase, with amino-acid sequence MANRTFKAGDSREQPSLLPPRIEDYVGQQNPVRAIDSFVGALDLSKLGFRHADRAADEVGQPPYDPADLLKLYLYGYINQIRSSRRLEREACRNLELIWLLKNMKPGYRTIANFRKENWAALKAANRSFVLLLRDLGLIGGTFVAIDGALFHGNASKGSIFTQGKLAKQIAALDKEIEAYGKALEANDAEEAKRCAGPGDGSKGSGDVGEKVKELMARRERAQADLKNLETSDKGQLSKTDPDARLLSKGDQTIAGYNVQSVVDDKHTLIVASEVVNRNDAGHLHEMAKAAKEALDVETLQVAADAGYSTSEDLKACEDDGIVAYVPLHEGNGKLKEGRLSRKDFSYDANADAYRCPAGELLRPTEGRWTNTSGRIEIRYLARKAACAACPLSARCLAPKAPYRSIARWEHEDVLERHRMRMQSAEAATLMRRRSAIVEHPFGTLKCRAGYQHFLVRGFDKVRGEWSLMALCYNFTRVLSILGFDRFVAYLAEKTRIAGANLLAATLRAIRLALRPFRAKISLSLVVSAFRAAPAP
- a CDS encoding PAS domain-containing sensor histidine kinase, whose translation is MNLAGRLALGTMLPVVVTLLAVGFIHGVASPGLLAAGAVGVALALVMAVMIGRSLSTPLAEVAWTVERLSRGETVPMPSRGDRETARGALAELSAKLGTRQSLLEKTVESIRDPVVVVDQRGAVVIINAAARRLLGVDPGFNILTGVRTFQCYCADGETAVPIAEMPLARALRGEEVDDLELIVQPRPSEQGVRLLANARPLRDDAGKLRGAVTVLHDITARRRAHQALVESEQMAQAIVKTALDAFVQTDQDGIVLDWSSQAEALTGWSRSDAVGRKLVELVFPEELRDAHRQRIARFLQEIAAGGMGMRYESEALHRDGHRFFVEVSLSALHRGDGYVINAFVRDVTQRRTAQEQLIQAQKMEAVGKLTGGIAHDFNNMLTVITGTIEILADGVKDAPHLATIAKLISDAADRGAQLTASLLAFARKQPLQPAETDVNRLIGEVVRLLSQTLGSRIEIRTELARDAWLAFVDRGQLSAALVNLAINARDAMPDGGTLTFATRNIQLGIPDAVARGVERAGDHLVIEVTDTGVGISPTHLEKIFDPFFSTKEVGQGTGLGLSMVFGFAKQTGGGIEALSEEGQGATFRIYLPKADGTAPLPVEETDQPLRGGDETILCVEDDDKIREYVTGQLESLGYKVLVAANADAALDIVNRGAAFDLLFTDIVMPGRMNGRQLAETLMTGRPTLRVLLTSGYSDGALPAQARPGHGIPLLTKPYRRAELARMLRRCLDLAVDVQGDPVPLPYSVQPDLERFLRENPPDKT